Proteins from a genomic interval of Rosa chinensis cultivar Old Blush chromosome 2, RchiOBHm-V2, whole genome shotgun sequence:
- the LOC121051367 gene encoding uncharacterized protein LOC121051367, translating into MGETKEDQSSNSKINEVQKIEVSVRSSDGVSFGGPKLNGTNFRTWKKIMSVQLRGIHKMGHVTGTTKAPSEEDVDGYTKWEDDDGSVMAILFKAMTEDVLQLVEGCETAEAIWKTLGDLYTNESDFIQVHELMCKAANMQQNGQQVAVYFTKLKNVWAEIDQKRPCKIKNQEDLVWYQKEKELERVHVFLRGLDDKHSNAKGELLRMTDPPSLNTAFTYIRKDESQQDSIKHAQVEVSSLAIQAKSPAPFLQQQRSIPLYQQGPPPGFPNRPRPQCAYCNEVGHVRETCWKLNPHLKPKKQGYHPKAKAAAVQLVQEPDFYGVAGQDHHAAGGATPTASIAGRGSSHQGVNRSGVSEGQPQTLGRTRILVPFPKCPS; encoded by the exons ATGGGAGAAACGAAAGAAGATCAGAGTTCCAATTCCAAGATCAACGAGGTCCAAAAAATTGAGGTTTCCGTCCGAAGTTCAGACGGTGTTTCTTTTGGGGGTCCGAAACTCAATGGTACCAACTTTCGAacgtggaagaagattatgtctgtccAGCTTCGTGGCATTcacaagatggggcatgtgactggaacaaccAAAGCTCCTAGTGAAGAGGATGTGGATGGCTATACTAagtgggaggatgatgatggatctgTGATGGCGATCTTATTCAAAGCTATGACTGAAGATGTGCTACAGTTGGTAGAAGGGTGTGAGACTGCGGAagcaatatggaagacattaGGGGATCtgtatacaaatgagtctgattttatacaggttcatgaattgatgtgcaaagctgctaatatgcaacagaatgggcaacaagtagctgtgtatttcaccaagctaaagaatgtatgggctgaaattgatcaaaagcgtccttgcaagatcaagaatcaggaagatcttgtgtggtaccagaaggaaaAAGAACTTGAAAGAGTGCATGTATTcttgagagggcttgatgataAGCATAGCAATGCCAaaggagaattgctcagaatgacagaccctcctagcctaaacacagcttttacatacatccgcaaggatgaatCTCAACAGGACAGtatcaaacatgcacaggttgaagtgtctagcctagccattcaagcAAAATCACCAGCACCATTTCTCCAACAACAGAGATCAATCCCACTTTATCAGCAAGGACCTCCACCAGGCTTTCCTAATCGCCCTCGTCCACAATGCGCTTATTGCAATGAGGTTGGGCATGTTCGAGAGACTTGCTGGAAACTGAACCCGCACctcaaacctaaaaagcaaggttatcatCCTAAGGCAaaagcagctgctgttcaattggtccaagaaccagatttctatggagtggctggacAGGATCATCATGCAGCAGGTGGGgctactcctacagcctctatagctggtcggg gatcttctcaccagggagttaatcggtcgggggtatctgaggggcag CCACAAACTCTAGGACGAACAAGAATTTTGGTTCCATTTCCCAAGTGTCCATCCTGA